In Candidatus Epulonipiscium viviparus, one DNA window encodes the following:
- a CDS encoding family 16 glycosylhydrolase, which translates to EDISASAVQSIEPTGYGYYELRAKTAPISIASAFWFRDPKVSKQEIDIFEQVGRPVNANRLNLNGSSYPMNTHWFKEGTDISNGRIYNTGVDLTADFHIYGFEWDTYYLRFYIDGVLVHEIDNSIDYKIDGSQYLLFDMETNIYGSKPPEKEAFEYKPGERNPADYEIDYIRVWRSDIPQASKPGVPASRDNLDLNTAKVKAGIE; encoded by the coding sequence TGAGGATATCTCGGCATCGGCGGTGCAATCTATAGAGCCGACAGGATATGGATATTATGAGCTACGCGCTAAGACCGCACCGATATCGATTGCTTCTGCGTTTTGGTTTAGAGATCCGAAAGTGTCTAAGCAAGAGATTGACATTTTTGAGCAGGTAGGCCGACCGGTAAATGCAAATCGCTTAAATTTGAATGGCAGCTCATATCCTATGAATACGCATTGGTTTAAGGAAGGTACAGATATTTCAAATGGTAGAATTTATAACACTGGCGTAGATTTAACTGCAGATTTTCATATATACGGATTTGAGTGGGATACGTATTACTTGAGATTTTACATTGATGGGGTGTTAGTTCATGAGATCGATAATAGCATAGACTATAAAATTGACGGCTCGCAATATTTGCTATTTGATATGGAAACCAATATTTATGGTAGCAAGCCTCCAGAAAAAGAAGCGTTTGAGTATAAACCAGGTGAGAGAAATCCAGCAGACTATGAAATTGATTATATTAGAGTGTGGCGATCCGATATTCCGCAAGCATCAAAACCAGGAGTGCCCGCGTCGAGAGATAATTTGGATTTAAACACTGCTAAAGTAAAAGCAGGCATCGAGTAA
- a CDS encoding copper amine oxidase N-terminal domain-containing protein produces MKLKQKLAMVLAATTIATTIPVTTSAINLAVNKESMTTQVKDNYNKYWYIKLEDYQVKNEASNLIIYNNNNDILYGARSPLFFEIIGTDIEFASTYYTETKGNDAFNEEVDLEDYTLVEDDTIQIPSNAVFAVEDISADNDGSYVAEMGGLPNRLFAIDEDGNYTSYVSTSYASKKRYLNNAATNATYAENKTTSIDEAYFFAEAKNNDGVPIYINLTENGSQLSPNFTSIKDVNPQEITHIIKPNEGNINTGSFNTAFSFVDPATSNPLNGQLYLKEFTISPDRYNDQTLAVEIYQNMNRNLDSRVYVPMAFTVTGKSPSIKVDGDEIFANKLTLSSNSEVSGDLIDINLNSKGQVAVDGSGKLGVFELEEKQEYVFSGEFFATGKDWEGDFYLDPDDDTDGGTTGGGAFLLQLQAKNLEFALNEGDRYWDEWEIDESNKVTSEPGTLQNHIQLSGGLRGKEDYVQIEVLAVEENEMLIRVIDTTDTYSQRNYEGAIEFHNLPVEIASRHDELDLGDIELTVTQVEDIEYKNKGGDIGLFDYDDANEAEEEFVIAKVVDEDVTFEVLDDVDLVAGQDSGTIEIRLGELIAGSIDSRDEFFISFINADIVSGSLENVEFHFDSGDLANDPDNILYEDDGEYILDLDAMYDELEKIGFLSGSNDQKEDDWHDILSELEFELEIEAQAGVSGTMQMVIESDNFKEEEISFAIGTVSPSFRVSAPPVLINLGVKDQSTGKITFTETDEEMFKDGTEIILAIEDLGSSNKTFDDADVYTDKNSGLDVDANFEDGLLVLEITDESDDGPGTITIENIVFDIWAGTPRGGYDLYIGGNAVEFSNSTYDQLYDDNDKDEDDIFDAFVDESDITVADYLTVGAEATEPETPKVVTVVDFRSGTTTVNGQRVSMTSRPYITPAGWSMIGVRDIATFFGIDEQQIAYGHDENNVMNVTITNGPIGAPGSTLVTVKHGSKILMVNGTPVIMGEPMTIGSDNRAYAPIRPIAEALGLTVDWNNATSTATFQN; encoded by the coding sequence ATGAAATTAAAGCAAAAATTAGCAATGGTTTTAGCAGCAACTACTATAGCCACAACCATACCAGTTACAACCAGTGCCATCAATTTAGCAGTTAATAAAGAATCTATGACCACACAAGTCAAAGATAACTATAATAAATACTGGTATATTAAATTAGAAGATTATCAAGTAAAAAACGAAGCTTCAAATTTAATTATCTACAATAATAATAACGATATCTTGTATGGTGCACGTAGTCCATTATTTTTTGAGATAATAGGTACAGATATCGAATTCGCCTCTACGTATTATACCGAAACAAAAGGAAACGATGCCTTCAACGAGGAAGTCGATTTGGAAGACTATACCTTAGTAGAAGATGACACAATCCAAATTCCATCCAACGCCGTATTTGCAGTAGAAGATATTTCAGCAGATAACGATGGCTCCTATGTTGCCGAAATGGGAGGGTTACCTAACAGACTTTTTGCTATTGACGAAGATGGAAACTATACTTCTTATGTATCTACATCTTATGCTTCCAAAAAACGTTATCTCAATAATGCTGCAACAAACGCTACCTATGCAGAAAACAAGACAACATCTATTGACGAAGCGTATTTCTTCGCCGAAGCTAAAAACAACGATGGCGTTCCTATTTATATAAATTTGACAGAAAACGGCAGTCAATTAAGCCCCAATTTTACTTCTATCAAAGACGTGAATCCTCAAGAGATTACCCATATCATTAAGCCTAATGAGGGCAACATCAATACTGGCAGCTTCAACACCGCTTTTTCTTTCGTCGATCCTGCTACTAGCAATCCACTAAACGGCCAACTATATCTAAAAGAGTTTACTATATCTCCAGATAGATACAATGACCAAACTCTTGCTGTTGAAATTTATCAAAATATGAACAGAAATTTAGATTCTCGTGTATATGTACCTATGGCATTCACAGTTACTGGTAAATCTCCATCTATCAAAGTAGACGGTGACGAAATTTTTGCTAATAAACTTACACTTAGTTCAAATTCAGAAGTTAGTGGCGATCTTATAGACATAAATTTAAACAGCAAAGGGCAAGTAGCTGTTGATGGTAGCGGCAAACTCGGCGTATTTGAATTAGAAGAGAAGCAAGAATATGTATTTTCTGGCGAATTTTTTGCAACCGGAAAAGACTGGGAAGGTGATTTTTATCTTGATCCAGATGACGATACAGATGGTGGCACCACAGGTGGCGGAGCATTTTTACTTCAACTTCAGGCCAAAAATTTAGAATTTGCTCTAAACGAAGGCGACAGATACTGGGACGAGTGGGAAATAGATGAGAGCAACAAAGTCACTTCCGAACCTGGTACTCTTCAAAATCATATTCAATTAAGTGGTGGCTTACGCGGAAAAGAAGACTATGTTCAAATAGAAGTGTTGGCAGTAGAAGAAAACGAAATGTTAATCCGAGTTATTGATACTACTGATACGTACAGTCAACGCAACTACGAAGGAGCTATCGAATTCCATAATTTACCTGTAGAAATAGCGTCAAGGCATGACGAACTTGATCTTGGCGATATCGAACTCACTGTTACACAGGTTGAAGATATCGAGTACAAAAACAAGGGCGGAGATATAGGTCTTTTTGATTACGATGATGCCAACGAAGCCGAAGAAGAATTTGTCATAGCCAAAGTTGTCGACGAAGACGTTACATTTGAAGTTTTAGACGACGTCGACTTAGTTGCAGGGCAAGATTCTGGTACAATCGAAATACGTCTTGGCGAACTCATTGCTGGCTCCATTGATTCTAGAGATGAATTTTTTATCAGTTTCATTAATGCTGACATTGTCAGTGGCAGTTTAGAAAATGTTGAATTCCATTTTGATAGTGGCGACCTAGCAAATGATCCTGATAATATCTTATACGAAGATGATGGTGAATATATATTAGACCTTGACGCTATGTATGATGAATTAGAAAAAATTGGATTTCTTTCTGGCAGCAACGACCAAAAAGAAGACGATTGGCACGATATTCTGTCAGAACTCGAATTCGAACTGGAGATAGAAGCTCAGGCAGGCGTTTCAGGCACTATGCAAATGGTCATCGAAAGTGATAATTTTAAAGAAGAAGAAATATCTTTTGCTATCGGAACAGTCTCACCTTCATTTAGAGTCAGTGCACCTCCTGTTCTAATTAATTTAGGTGTCAAAGATCAATCAACCGGCAAAATTACCTTCACAGAAACTGATGAAGAAATGTTCAAAGATGGCACCGAAATTATCCTAGCTATCGAAGATCTTGGCTCTAGCAACAAAACCTTTGACGATGCAGACGTTTATACCGACAAAAACTCTGGACTAGACGTTGATGCCAACTTTGAAGACGGTTTACTTGTTCTAGAAATTACAGACGAATCTGATGACGGACCTGGTACAATTACGATAGAAAATATCGTTTTCGACATTTGGGCAGGCACTCCAAGAGGCGGTTACGACTTATATATCGGTGGTAACGCTGTAGAATTCTCTAACAGTACTTATGATCAACTCTATGATGATAATGACAAAGACGAAGACGATATTTTTGATGCGTTTGTAGATGAATCTGATATCACTGTTGCAGATTATTTGACCGTTGGCGCCGAAGCAACAGAACCAGAAACTCCTAAAGTTGTTACAGTTGTTGACTTTAGATCAGGCACAACTACAGTAAATGGTCAACGTGTTTCTATGACATCCAGACCTTATATCACTCCTGCAGGATGGTCAATGATCGGTGTACGTGATATTGCAACATTCTTTGGAATAGATGAACAGCAAATCGCATATGGTCATGACGAAAACAATGTTATGAACGTAACTATTACAAACGGGCCAATCGGAGCTCCAGGATCCACCCTTGTAACTGTTAAACATGGATCAAAAATTCTTATGGTAAACGGAACTCCTGTAATTATGGGTGAACCAATGACTATCGGCTCTGATAACCGTGCCTATGCTCCTATCAGACCAATCGCCGAAGCACTTGGATTAACTGTAGATTGGAACAACGCCACCAGTACAGCAACATTCCAAAATTAA